A window from Leptospira meyeri encodes these proteins:
- a CDS encoding dienelactone hydrolase family protein codes for MKKLISILTLVFAIQCASVPTSQLPVKETVTGSPVEYKLDGKTYEGYLAVDSSLTGKRPGILVIHEWWGLNDYPKQRAKQLADLGYVAFVMDVYGKGIIAKDHVEAGKLSGANGDPKVILKKIYKALDILKSNPNVDVSKIGAIGYCFGGGGVIELALDGADLKGGVVSFHGFFGSKNLATGAKKIKSKVLVHHGADDPFVPKSSVETFVKTVTEAKAPVTFISHPGAVHGFTRPGSEKQGLPGLAYNQKADYASFDSMKSFFATNFK; via the coding sequence ATGAAAAAACTCATTTCCATTCTTACACTCGTTTTTGCCATTCAATGTGCAAGCGTGCCAACTTCACAACTACCCGTTAAAGAAACAGTCACAGGCAGTCCGGTGGAATATAAATTGGACGGGAAAACATATGAGGGTTACCTCGCCGTTGATTCTTCCCTTACAGGCAAACGACCTGGAATTCTTGTGATCCATGAATGGTGGGGATTAAACGATTATCCAAAACAACGTGCCAAACAGCTGGCCGATTTGGGATATGTTGCTTTTGTAATGGATGTTTATGGAAAAGGTATCATTGCTAAAGACCATGTGGAAGCAGGAAAACTTTCAGGTGCTAATGGGGATCCGAAAGTGATCCTAAAAAAAATCTACAAAGCGCTCGATATTCTAAAATCAAATCCCAATGTTGATGTTAGTAAAATCGGTGCCATCGGATATTGTTTCGGTGGCGGAGGAGTCATAGAACTAGCATTAGATGGTGCAGATTTAAAAGGAGGCGTTGTTTCCTTTCATGGTTTTTTTGGTAGCAAAAATTTGGCAACAGGTGCCAAAAAGATAAAGAGTAAAGTTTTAGTACATCATGGCGCAGACGATCCATTTGTACCTAAATCTTCCGTGGAAACCTTTGTGAAAACCGTAACTGAGGCAAAGGCCCCTGTTACTTTTATATCGCATCCGGGAGCCGTTCATGGATTTACTCGACCAGGATCCGAAAAACAAGGGTTACCTGGTCTTGCATACAACCAAAAAGCTGATTATGCGTCTTTTGATAGTATGAAATCTTTTTTTGCAACAAACTT